From Glycine soja cultivar W05 chromosome 4, ASM419377v2, whole genome shotgun sequence, the proteins below share one genomic window:
- the LOC114408249 gene encoding lysine histidine transporter-like 5: protein MVGAGVLGLPFAVAQLGWIPGVFMIMFSWILTFYALWQLIHLHEVVPGKRFDRYFELGKHVLGPKKGFWLVMPQQLTVQVASAIVYTVTGGKSLKKVFDTVVPSMTDIRQTYYILFFVCLQLLLSQTPNFNKLKSVSSLAALMSVCYSMVASCMSIVEGIGRHHHHHHIDYGVRSHTTPGIVLDAFNALGTIAFAFAGHSVALEIQATLPSTEEKPSNIPMWRGVRVAYTIVIICYISVAVSGFWAYGNAVDDDVLITLEHPNWLIAIANFMVFIHVLGSFQVFAMPVFDTIETTLVKSWNFTPSRILRLVSRSIFVCVVGIIGMCIPFFGGLLGFFGGLAFTSTSYMIPSILWLAEKSPKRWSFHWIASWICVIVGGIIAVVAPIGGVRTIIVSAKTYKLFS, encoded by the exons GATTCCAGGTGTTTTCATGATCATGTTTTCATGGATCCTGACATTTTATGCCCTGTGGCAACTTATTCACTTGCATGAAGTGGTCCCAGGGAAGAGGTTTGATCGATACTTTGAATTGGGAAAACATGTTTTGGGCCCAAAAAAAGGATTCTGGCTAGTAATGCCACAACAGCTAACGGTTCAGGTGGCTTCAGCCATTGTGTACACTGTCACTGGTGGGAAGTCATTGAAGAAGGTGTTCGATACAGTTGTTCCATCCATGACTGACATTAGACAAACATATTACATTCTCTTCTTTGTATGCTTGCAGTTGTTGCTTTCCCAAACTCCTAACTTCAATAAACTGAAATCAGTGTCTTCCCTGGCTGCTCTCATGTCTGTCTG TTATTCCATGGTGGCAAGTTGCATGTCAATTGTTGAGGGGATTGgacgtcatcatcatcatcatcatattgATTATGGAGTTCGATCCCACACAACCCCTGGGATAGTTCTTGACGCATTCAATGCCCTTGGAACCATAGCATTTGCTTTTGCTGGACATAGTGTTGCTTTAGAGATTCAGGCTACGTTACCCTCCACAGAAGAAAAACCTTCCAACATACCAATGTGGCGAGGTGTGAGAGTGGCATACACCATAGTTATTATTTGCTATATTTCAGTTGCAGTGTCTGGCTTTTGGGCATATGGAAATGCTGTCGACGATGATGTCCTCATCACACTCGAACACCCCAATTGGCTTATTGCTATTGCTAACTTCATGGTTTTCATTCATGTCTTAGGCAGCTTTCAG GTTTTTGCTATGCCTGTGTTTGATACAATCGAGACAACTTTGGTGAAAAGCTGGAATTTTACTCCCTCAAGGATTCTTCGCTTAGTTAGTCGAAGCatatttgttt GCGTGGTAGGAATTATTGGCATGTGTATTCCATTTTTTGGAGGATTGTTGGGCTTCTTCGGAGGACTTGCTTTCACATCAACATCTTATATG ATTCCTAGTATACTATGGCTTGCGGAAAAAAGTCCAAAAAGATGGAGTTTCCATTGGATTGCATCATGg aTTTGTGTCATTGTTGGTGGTATAATAGCAGTAGTTGCACCCATTGGAGGAGTACGAACAATTATTGTTTCGGCAAAGACTTACAAGCTATTTTCCTAA